AATGGCGTCCGTGCTTGGGTTGAGCCCCGTTGTCTCGATGTCAAAGAAGACGATGCGGTACGTTTTCAGTTTCTGCGATCCCTGAGCCTCGATGTGCTGATGGATGCGGTTCGGCAGCCCTCCCGACGTGGGCAGCGCGCATTGGGCCGCGTAACGCTGCAGGTGTAGCTCCCCAACCATGTGGAGGAAAGCGCCGTAGCGGTGGCAGAGATGGACCACGTTCGACGTCCATAGAGGGGTATCGCGGGCGTGGGCCTGGTGCCCCAGCGAAATTGTGCCACCAAAGAAGtaggcgtgctgctgctgcaacgaAGCCCAGTCAAAGTAATTCCTCATGTCAACCGGTACCTCGCTCGGCACGTACGCCTGCATCGCCGCGTCCAGCACAGACGCGGCGCTCTTCAGCGAGGCCGTctgccgtgccgcctcctccgcattGATGTGAATGCCTGCCTTCTCGATGCTCGCCATCGCAAGCAGGGAGTCCATGCGGTGCGCCAAGCTCACCACCTGGCACTGCTCAAGCGCACGTTTCAACTGCTCCACAAACACCTTCACCACCGCGGGCGCTGCGTGGAGGAGAAACTTCCGCTGAAAGGCAAACGGGAAACGGTTGTTTGGCGTACCCACGcgcgacgatggcggcagctgcacaccGTGACGAAGGGCCAAATCGTGAAGCCTGTTGCTGCCAGAGGTGCatcgctgcgcctccagaaGATACTCGGCCAGCGtcacacaccacacacgacCGCCGCGCTTGATGAACTTCTGCAGCTCGGCATCACCtgacaacagcagcacaagcGACTTGGCATCGTGTGTGACGAGCACGTCGTATCCATCGAGGCTGGGTAAGCAGAACTGCCCGCGCTCCCTGTAGATGGCCCACGGCTCCACTGTTCGATTCGCGTGGTCGGTGATGCACGCACTCAGCACGTAATTGATGTCCGCTACCGGGTTCATCGGCTGAGCGTGCACGGTGTGGTCGGTGGCAACGTAGGCGATGGTGATGAACTTGTCGTAatggcgcagctccgcctttTCGGCTGCGACACGTTTGGGGAGAGTAAAGTAGCAGGCCCAGTCGAGCACGTTCTGTGGGGTCGCGATGCCCTCATCCGAGGAGCTGTTCAGCAGACTTAAGTGGTCAAACGTCTGGCTCTGGGAGAGCTTCTTGCGCTGATAACTGCGGAGTGTGTTGCCGGCTGCTGTGTAGATGCCGAAGAGCAGATCCGCGTCCAGGAAGCTTGCAGTCTCCTTCATCGCCCCCCAGTACCGCATCAGGTCAGAGTGGTAGCAGCCGCGCAGGCGGTCGCTCACCTCTGACGCGTACACGACGACGCAATCGTGGCCGGCCCtcacgacggcggtgcggcagcggaagaGTGCAGCGCGGTCGGTGCGGTTCGTGGGTACCAAGATCATCTGCCTGGAACGCGTATCGAGCAGGCAGGCAAGCACGTCAGAGAGCATGCCTTTGgcggagaagcggcggcgactcACCGGATCCCAGAGCGACACGTTAAGCCCACgagtgccggcgcgcacgaGATGAATGAGGTAGACGGAGAAGCGAGGCAGCACGTACGTGCTCACAGTCCGCAACGGGTCTGCCGACACCGCCTGGCACGCTGCAGTGCGGATGAACGCCCAATGCGCCTGGAACCATGTGCGTGTCATAGGAGCTGGAGACACACCAGATACGGCGTCCCGTGTGATATCacgcggcgacggaggaCTGTGGCACAGCACGGAGCTGAGCTCGAGGGTGTCAACGTGAGTGGCTACTTGCAGCCCACTGAACTTCAGCAAGGCCGTGAGCTTTTGGAGAGGCTCCTTCAGCCTTTTCCGCTCCTGTTCCGTCTCTACAACGGGTATGAGGGCAAGCTGCGGTGATTCGCCGCTAATGTGGGTCATGAGCTCATCCGCTACACTCCACACTTCTGAAGCCTCCATCCTCGTGTCCACGCTACACGCAATGTTGTCCGCCGAGATGGAAAAGATCTGGAAGGTGGCTGTCTGGAAGTGATACCCCGCCAGGAAAGTCGCCACGCTGCTTTCCCCGCAGTTCTTCGGCGAGTTACGCTGAGCAACGGTGCTTTGATTCTCGGCTACCAGCCTCTGGATGTTGGTGTAGTATTCCTGCGTACTGCGCACGACACCGGCGTCCACCGAAATGGGGACGCGAAAGAACTCGGCGTACTCTGCAGCGGCATCCACTGACGGAGCCTTCCCTCTTGCCAGCGCTGCCTGGGCCTTTGTCAGGGACTGCACAGTGCAGCTTGAGCGCAGTGGTTGCACCAGCGCGCGGGGCGCGGAGCTGCCCAAGCGACGAAACATGGCTGCGTGACACAGATGACAGTTGCCTTCCACGCGCTTTTCCCTGGTCAGGTGACACcttcgccacctcccccccactTCTGCCGTAGACCGTAGGTGCACAAGGACTGAGGCGGATCTCTAAACTTCTTTCTTGTGCGCGTATGCAAGTAGGCACGTGCCGCACCgacgcgcagacacacagcgACACCAACAACCACACACAATCCTCCTGCACGGTCCTCGAACAGATACGGCGGCGAGAGCTAAaggaaacagcagcagctgcacacaaGTGCAGCTGAATGGACCCAACAACGTACAAAACgagaggcggca
Above is a window of Leishmania mexicana MHOM/GT/2001/U1103 complete genome, chromosome 13 DNA encoding:
- a CDS encoding mitochondrial DNA polymerase I protein B,putative, translated to MFRRLGSSAPRALVQPLRSSCTVQSLTKAQAALARGKAPSVDAAAEYAEFFRVPISVDAGVVRSTQEYYTNIQRLVAENQSTVAQRNSPKNCGESSVATFLAGYHFQTATFQIFSISADNIACSVDTRMEASEVWSVADELMTHISGESPQLALIPVVETEQERKRLKEPLQKLTALLKFSGLQVATHVDTLELSSVLCHSPPSPRDITRDAVSGVSPAPMTRTWFQAHWAFIRTAACQAVSADPLRTVSTYVLPRFSVYLIHLVRAGTRGLNVSLWDPVSRRRFSAKGMLSDVLACLLDTRSRQMILVPTNRTDRAALFRCRTAVVRAGHDCVVVYASEVSDRLRGCYHSDLMRYWGAMKETASFLDADLLFGIYTAAGNTLRSYQRKKLSQSQTFDHLSLLNSSSDEGIATPQNVLDWACYFTLPKRVAAEKAELRHYDKFITIAYVATDHTVHAQPMNPVADINYVLSACITDHANRTVEPWAIYRERGQFCLPSLDGYDVLVTHDAKSLVLLLSGDAELQKFIKRGGRVWCVTLAEYLLEAQRCTSGSNRLHDLALRHGVQLPPSSRVGTPNNRFPFAFQRKFLLHAAPAVVKVFVEQLKRALEQCQVVSLAHRMDSLLAMASIEKAGIHINAEEAARQTASLKSAASVLDAAMQAYVPSEVPVDMRNYFDWASLQQQHAYFFGGTISLGHQAHARDTPLWTSNVVHLCHRYGAFLHMVGELHLQRYAAQCALPTSGGLPNRIHQHIEAQGSQKLKTYRIVFFDIETTGLNPSTDAIVEVAMFDPIENTTFHTLVNPQRSITPRTVGIHHITNAMVRDAPTVDVVAKSIGQYLRLDKASYNPHEILVLVGHNVFSVDEPMLRRALECHAPECQLDGILFCDSLALLNAHRSDLRWRMRIRRANQPLMDALASSLSLSRLITALNVRPEGDLHRADTDTKALWYVLVNILGVADKDAVVQRDKILIEAANCFLRSPSIGCFVPAERQNRLVKVRLPGVAADYVSNAKLIASLQSKVFSEAVLASLHAHGVKPAGLLLQRQLLDRHTSTFLQPSTGGRLAILHRDGRVHQHIDMTATTTSRTVSAYPSCQNIPKDDKSSVRRLFVSRFGSKGRCVEVDYSQLEIVVLAILCNDANLTKDLNSGVDFHVKRAAFFSGLPYDEIYQGYKRNVPKYVKLRKTAKQFSFQRLYGAGVPLLHKTTGIPVKDLEASIQRENEEYPGIAQFHRIIRSVALRPNNPGLPTSFIAEMPTGLRMSLRTRDVVLNLPPIKNYPIQGYGAELAQMMLGRLYRHFVRKDFYKDRAFLINFVHDSVWMDCHVDVLRECVTDTCRILGSVHEYVPKVFPGVKISVPLQVSASCGVDMCSMESIKDNDYTFVSKQRKTRSAEVQDFLDLTTAKSDFSAVMEESVASEEEESGETAASEVEATE